The Panthera uncia isolate 11264 chromosome C2, Puncia_PCG_1.0, whole genome shotgun sequence genome contains a region encoding:
- the ITGB2 gene encoding integrin beta-2, which translates to MLCQHFPLLTLVGLLALWSALGQQCTKFKGSNCRDCVESGPGCAWCQKLNFTGLGEPDSVRCDTREQLLLKGCAADDIIDPRSLAETHDDQEGVQKQLSPQKVTLYLRPGQAAAFNVTFRRAKGYPIDLYYLMDLSYSMLDDLINVKKLGGDLLRALNEITESGRIGFGSFVDKTVLPFVNTHPEKLKNPCPNKEKECQAPFAFRHVLKLTNNSHQFQTEVGKQLISGNLDAPEGGLDAMMQVAACQEEIGWRNVTRLLVFATDDGFHFAGDGKLGAILTPNDGRCHLEDNMYKRSNEFDYPSVGQLAHKLAESNIQPIFAVTRRMVKTYEKLTEVIPKSAVGELSEDSSNVVQLIKNAYNKLSSRVFLDHNTVPNTLKITYDSFCSNGVSQVDQPRGDCDGVQINVPITFQVKVTATECIHEQSFVIRALGFTDTVTVHVLPQCECQCRDMSQNRGLCGDKGSMECGICRCDAGYIGKNCECQTQGRSSQELEGSCRRDNNSLICSGLGDCLCGQCVCHQSDVPNKSIFGRFCECDNVNCERYDGLVCGGKERGTCSCGKCSCNPGFEGSACQCDRSTRGCLNPDGFECNGRGRCVCNVCECDTGYQPPLCLECLGCPSPCGRYLLCAQCLKFDPSHSGSNCTSVCGNVGPLSKPPEKGRTCKERDVDGCWITYTLRQRVGRDSYDIYVDDSRECAAGPQVAPIVGGIVAGVVLIGILLLGIWKVLTHVSDLREYRRFEKEKLKSQWNNDNPLFKSATTTVMNPKFAES; encoded by the exons ATGCTGTGCCAGCACTTCCCGCTCCTCACCCTGGTGGGTCTGCTCGCCCTCTGGTCCG CCCTCGGCCAGCAGTGTACCAAGTTCAAGGGCAGCAACTGCCGGGACTGCGTGGAGTCGGGCCCCGGCTGTGCCTGGTGCCAGAAGCTG AACTTCACTGGGCTGGGGGAGCCAGACTCCGTTCGCTGTGACACCCGGGAGCAGCTGCTATTGAAGGGATGTGCAGCTGACGACATCATAGACCCCAGGAGCCTGGCCGAGACCCACGACGACCAGGAGGGCGTCCAGAAGCAGCTGTCCCCACAGAAAGTGACACTCTACCTGAGACCAG GTCAGGCGGCTGCCTTCAACGTGACCTTCCGGCGGGCCAAGGGCTACCCCATCGACCTGTACTACCTGATGGACCTCTCCTACTCCATGCTGGACGACCTCATCAACGTCAAGAAGCTGGGGGGTGATCTGCTCCGGGCTCTCAACGAAATCACCGAGTCGGGCCGCATCG GCTTCGGGTCCTTCGTGGACAAGACGGTGCTCCCCTTCGTGAACACGCACCCCGAGAAGCTGAAGAACCCGTGCCCCAACAAAGAGAAGGAGTGCCAGGCGCCGTTCGCCTTCAGGCACGTGCTGAAGCTCACCAACAACTCCCACCAGTTCCAGACCGAGGTGGGGAAGCAGCTCATTTCCGGAAACCTGGACGCCCCCGAGGGCGGTCTGGACGCCATGATGCAGGTCGCCGCTTGCCAG GAGGAAATCGGCTGGCGCAATGTCACCCGGCTGCTGGTGTTCGCCACGGACGACGGCTTCCACTTTGCGGGTGACGGGAAGCTGGGCGCCATCCTGACCCCCAATGACGGCCGCTGTCACCTGGAGGACAACATGTACAAAAGGAGCAATGAATTT GACTACCCGTCGGTGGGCCAGCTGGCTCACAAACTGGCTGAAAGTAACATCCAGCCCATCTTCGCCGTGACCAGGAGAATGGTGAAAACCTATGAG AAACTCACCGAGGTCATCCCCAAGTCAGCGGTGGGGGAGCTGTCAGAGGATTCCAGCAACGTGGTGCAGCTCATTAAGAACGCCTACAAT AAACTCTCCTCCAGGGTCTTTCTGGACCACAACACTGTCCCCAACACCCTGAAAATCACCTATGACTCCTTCTGCAGTAATGGAGTATCACAGGTGGACCAGCCCAGAGGGGACTGTGACGGAGTCCAGATCAACGTCCCG ATCACCTTCCAGGTGAAGGTCACGGCCACAGAGTGCATCCACGAGCAGTCCTTTGTCATCCGGGCCCTGGGCTTCACGGACACGGTGACCGTTCACGTCCTTCCCCAGTGCGAGTGCCAGTGCAGGGACATGAGCCAGAACCGCGGCCTCTGTGGTGACAAGGGCTCCATGGAGTGCGGCATCTGCAG GTGCGACGCCGGCTACATCGGGAAGAACTGTGAATGCCAGACGCAGGGCCGGAGCAGTCAGGAGCTGGAGGGCAGCTGCCGGAGGGACAACAACTCCCTCATCTGCTCGGGGCTGGGGGACTGCCTGTGCGGGCAGTGCGTGTGCCACCAGAGCGACGTCCCCAACAAGAGTATCTTCGGGCGCTTCTGCGAGTGCGACAACGTCAACTGCGAGCGCTATGATGGCCTGGTCTGCGGGGGCAAgg AGCGGGGCACCTGTTCCTGCGGCAAGTGCTCCTGCAACCCGGGCTTCGAGGGCTCCGCGTGCCAGTGTGACAGGTCCACCCGGGGCTGCCTGAACCCCGACGGCTTTGAGTGCAACGGGCGCGGCCGCTGTGTCTGCAACGTGTGTGAGTGTGACACCGGCTACCAGCCGCCCCTGTGCCTGGAGTGCCTGGGCTGCCCGTCGCCCTGCGGCCGCTACTT GTTGTGCGCCCAGTGCCTGAAATTTGACCCGAGCCACTCGGGGAGTAACTGTACCTCGGTGTGCGGGAATGTGGGCCCGCTGAGCAAGCCCCCGGAAAAGGGGCGCACGTGCAAGGAGCGGGACGTGGACGGCTGCTGGATCACCTACACGCTGCGGCAGCGGGTTGGCAGGGACAGCTATGACATTTACGTGGATGACAGCCGAG AGTGTGCGGCGGGCCCCCAAGTTGCCCCCATCGTGGGGGGCATCGTGGCGGGGGTCGTACTCATCGGCATCCTCCTGCTGGGCATCTGGAAGGTTCTGACCCACGTGAGTGACCTCAGGGAGTACAGGCGATTTGAGAAGGAGAAGCTCAAGTCCCAGTGGAACAAT GACAACCCCCTTTTCAAGAGCGCCACCACGACAGTCATGAACCCAAAGTTTGCTGAGAGTTAA